One Paraburkholderia aromaticivorans genomic region harbors:
- a CDS encoding GntR family transcriptional regulator codes for MATTVLGQQPRYMQLAQTLLNEIQGGQFPIGTLLPTEFELCEQFGASRFTVRQAIKQLEQRGLVDRRPGIGTRVKATQSETAYRQVMERLSDLHRYTTDTELEIASTQTVEIDDPELIERLGAKPGETWLLAEGIRLSPESVEPICHTEVYIHPAFRSLTGLSGRTHVPIYTMIEKQFGEQIAEVQQEIRAVALPAKLAQRLNAKPRSPALWLCRRYLNRRAQVVELTISVHPADRYSYSETFQRDWHAN; via the coding sequence ATGGCCACGACAGTCCTCGGGCAACAGCCGCGCTACATGCAACTGGCACAGACGCTCCTCAACGAGATTCAGGGCGGGCAGTTTCCCATCGGCACATTGTTGCCGACCGAGTTCGAGCTGTGCGAGCAGTTTGGCGCGAGCCGCTTCACCGTGCGGCAGGCGATCAAGCAACTCGAACAGCGCGGTCTGGTGGACCGGCGGCCTGGCATCGGCACGCGCGTGAAAGCCACGCAGAGCGAGACCGCGTACCGTCAGGTGATGGAGCGCCTGAGCGATCTGCACCGTTATACGACCGACACGGAATTGGAGATCGCGTCGACGCAGACCGTCGAGATCGACGACCCGGAACTGATCGAACGGCTCGGCGCAAAGCCAGGCGAAACCTGGCTGCTGGCCGAGGGCATTCGCCTTTCGCCGGAGAGTGTCGAGCCGATCTGCCACACCGAGGTGTATATCCACCCGGCGTTCCGCTCGTTGACCGGTCTGAGCGGCCGGACGCACGTGCCGATCTATACGATGATCGAAAAGCAGTTCGGTGAGCAGATCGCCGAAGTGCAGCAGGAAATCCGCGCGGTCGCGCTGCCGGCGAAGCTGGCGCAGCGTTTGAACGCGAAGCCGCGTTCGCCCGCGCTGTGGTTGTGCCGCCGCTATCTGAACCGGCGTGCGCAGGTGGTCGAGTTGACGATCAGCGTGCATCCGGCGGACCGGTACAGTTATTCCGAAACGTTTCAACGCGACTGGCACGCGAACTAG
- a CDS encoding HpcH/HpaI aldolase/citrate lyase family protein — MDARSYLFVPGDRPERFTKALDTGADAVVIDLEDAVAPAAKQAAREGLQRWLSTADPARLIVRVNAAGTPWHVDDVDMLRASSVSVMMLPKSDSARQLADVAARLPSRMRIVALIESVAGVVAMREIAGAPSVMRLAFGTVDFCGDAGIEGLGVELDYVRSQMVIESRYAGLPAPIDGVTLELDDLACLSGHVATARRFGFGGKLCIHPRQVDPVNSGFAPSEDERRWAARVLAASREHPEGAFAVDGKLVDRPVIERARRIAEFDALVP; from the coding sequence ATGGACGCACGCAGCTATCTGTTCGTACCGGGCGACCGCCCCGAGCGCTTCACGAAGGCGCTCGACACAGGCGCGGACGCGGTGGTGATCGATCTCGAAGACGCGGTCGCGCCAGCGGCCAAGCAAGCCGCGCGCGAGGGCCTGCAACGCTGGCTGTCGACGGCGGACCCGGCACGGCTGATCGTCCGCGTGAATGCGGCAGGCACGCCGTGGCATGTCGATGACGTGGACATGCTGCGCGCATCAAGCGTTTCCGTGATGATGCTGCCGAAGTCGGACAGCGCGCGGCAACTCGCCGATGTCGCCGCGCGGCTGCCGTCACGGATGCGAATCGTGGCGCTCATCGAAAGCGTCGCGGGCGTGGTGGCGATGCGGGAGATTGCCGGCGCGCCGTCGGTCATGCGGCTCGCCTTCGGCACTGTGGACTTTTGCGGCGATGCCGGCATCGAAGGGCTCGGCGTCGAACTGGACTACGTGCGCTCGCAGATGGTGATCGAATCGCGCTATGCGGGCCTGCCCGCGCCAATCGACGGTGTGACGCTGGAGCTCGACGATCTCGCGTGCCTGAGCGGGCATGTGGCCACGGCGCGGCGCTTCGGCTTCGGCGGCAAGCTGTGCATTCACCCGAGACAGGTGGACCCGGTCAACAGCGGGTTCGCACCCAGCGAGGACGAGCGCCGCTGGGCGGCGCGCGTTCTGGCGGCTTCTCGCGAGCATCCAGAAGGCGCGTTCGCAGTGGATGGCAAACTGGTCGACCGGCCCGTCATCGAGCGGGCAAGGAGGATCGCGGAGTTCGACGCGCTCGTCCCGTGA
- a CDS encoding CaiB/BaiF CoA transferase family protein, whose translation MSLPLSGVRVLAIEQYGAGPFATQHLADLGAEIIKIEHPSNGGDVGRAVGPYFFGEGDSHFFEAFNRNKCSLTLDLKKPEARAVLLDLVAKSDAVFNNLRGDLPAKLGLTYAQLCEANPKIVCGHLSAYGRSGSRAAWPGYDYLMQAEAGYLSVTGEPDSPPARFGLSIIDLMTGTTAAMALLAGLVDAKTSGKGRDIDVSLFDVALHNLAYVATWYLNGGVVTGRENRSSHPSLTPSQLYKTQDGWIFLMCNKEKFWGVLAEVIDKPSWVTDPRFCNFQARLANRELVQTELDAVLSSATTAQWLERFGGRVPAAPVFNVKEALENPFVAERECVVDAEHPRFGKVRGVAAPVRIDEPLPTRAAPDLGQDTQRLLDELGYGAERIALLREAGVVQ comes from the coding sequence ATGAGTCTGCCTCTTTCCGGCGTGCGCGTGCTCGCCATCGAACAATACGGCGCCGGGCCGTTCGCCACCCAGCATCTCGCGGACCTCGGCGCGGAGATCATCAAGATCGAGCATCCGAGCAACGGCGGCGACGTCGGCCGCGCGGTCGGCCCGTATTTCTTCGGCGAGGGCGATAGCCACTTCTTCGAAGCCTTCAATCGTAACAAGTGCAGTCTGACGCTCGACCTGAAGAAGCCCGAAGCGCGCGCGGTGCTGCTGGACCTCGTCGCAAAGAGCGACGCCGTGTTCAACAATCTGCGCGGCGATCTGCCGGCGAAACTCGGGCTCACTTACGCGCAACTTTGCGAGGCGAATCCGAAGATCGTGTGCGGGCATCTGTCCGCGTACGGGCGCAGCGGCAGCCGCGCGGCATGGCCGGGCTACGACTATCTGATGCAGGCCGAGGCGGGCTATCTCTCCGTCACCGGCGAGCCTGACAGCCCGCCGGCGCGCTTCGGTTTGTCGATCATCGACCTGATGACCGGCACAACCGCGGCGATGGCGCTGCTCGCCGGGCTCGTCGATGCGAAGACCTCGGGCAAAGGGCGCGACATCGACGTGAGTCTGTTCGACGTCGCGCTGCATAACCTCGCCTATGTCGCGACGTGGTACCTGAACGGCGGCGTGGTGACGGGGCGCGAGAACCGCTCGTCGCATCCGTCGCTCACGCCGAGCCAGTTGTACAAGACGCAGGACGGCTGGATCTTCCTGATGTGCAACAAGGAGAAGTTCTGGGGCGTGCTCGCCGAAGTGATCGACAAACCATCGTGGGTGACCGATCCGCGCTTTTGCAACTTCCAGGCGCGCCTTGCGAATCGCGAACTGGTACAGACCGAACTCGACGCGGTGCTCTCGAGCGCCACCACGGCGCAATGGCTCGAACGCTTCGGCGGCCGCGTGCCGGCCGCGCCGGTCTTCAACGTCAAGGAGGCGCTGGAGAATCCCTTCGTCGCCGAACGCGAATGCGTGGTGGATGCCGAGCATCCGCGCTTCGGCAAGGTGCGCGGCGTGGCCGCACCGGTGCGGATCGACGAGCCTCTGCCGACGCGCGCCGCGCCGGATCTCGGGCAGGACACGCAGCGTTTGCTCGACGAGTTGGGCTACGGCGCGGAAAGGATCGCTTTGCTGAGGGAGGCGGGTGTGGTGCAATGA